In the genome of Hymenobacter taeanensis, one region contains:
- a CDS encoding class I SAM-dependent methyltransferase, whose protein sequence is MVYERLDKCPVCGKTELRNKLVVEDKSVSKESFAIQQCAACSFQFTNPRPDAAHIGRYYESEEYVSHNSGAGGVINQAYKVARFFTMRRKVALLNKQAPRKGRLLDYGCGTGHFLEAAKSSGWKVSGLEPNPRAREEASQRVGQPIGSDDLTALEPGSFDAITLWHVLEHVHTLNETLQQLIKLLKPDGVLIIAVPNVESLDAQHYRQDWAAYDVPRHLYHFSAKTMTQLLKKHKMGVREVLPMALDAYYVSMLSEKHRAERGGGLLTVLKAGYKSNQYAAQHEGQYSSLIYISTRR, encoded by the coding sequence GTGGTTTACGAACGTCTGGACAAATGCCCGGTGTGTGGCAAGACGGAGCTTCGCAACAAGCTCGTGGTGGAGGATAAATCGGTCAGCAAGGAAAGCTTCGCGATTCAGCAGTGCGCCGCCTGCTCGTTTCAGTTCACCAACCCGCGCCCCGATGCTGCCCACATTGGGCGGTATTATGAGTCGGAGGAGTACGTATCGCACAACAGTGGGGCAGGGGGGGTTATCAACCAGGCCTACAAAGTAGCCCGCTTCTTCACCATGCGCCGCAAGGTGGCGTTGCTCAATAAACAGGCGCCGCGCAAGGGCCGTTTGCTGGATTATGGCTGCGGCACGGGCCACTTTCTGGAGGCGGCCAAGTCTTCGGGCTGGAAGGTGAGTGGCCTAGAGCCCAACCCGCGGGCCCGCGAAGAAGCCAGCCAGCGCGTAGGCCAGCCCATCGGCTCCGACGACCTTACGGCCCTAGAGCCCGGCTCCTTCGATGCTATTACACTCTGGCACGTGCTGGAACACGTTCACACTCTGAACGAAACCCTGCAGCAGCTCATCAAGCTGTTGAAGCCTGATGGCGTGCTCATCATTGCCGTGCCTAACGTGGAGAGCCTCGACGCCCAGCACTACCGCCAGGACTGGGCCGCCTATGATGTGCCGCGCCACCTGTACCACTTCAGCGCCAAAACCATGACCCAGCTGCTTAAAAAGCACAAAATGGGCGTGCGTGAGGTATTGCCCATGGCGCTGGATGCCTATTACGTAAGCATGCTCAGCGAGAAGCACCGCGCCGAGCGGGGCGGCGGGCTGCTTACAGTGCTCAAGGCTGGTTATAAATCAAATCAATACGCGGCCCAGCATGAAGGCCAGTACTCCAGCTTAATCTACATTTCCACTCGGCGCTAA
- a CDS encoding inorganic phosphate transporter, whose translation MFGLEPHVLLLLIACLVAACAFEFVNGFHDTANAVATVIYTNTLRPWVAVIWSAFWNFIGVLTGGIAVAMGIVYLLPVESLVDQNVYHGIAMVGALIIGAIIWNVGTWYYGLPSSSSHALIGSILGVGIAFSFLPGSNNAAVNWGKAGETGLALLVGPLFGFSLTIVMMFLLKRFVRNKAIFKEPHKRKPPPLWIRLILIATCTLVSYFHGSNDGQKGVGLMMLILIGIVPSYFALDHAKNPLDMRDSLTKVEQVMQKVNVGDLSVQDRESVAYIKSQTNALDSIFAGKTEVKQLPQNARFEIRKAILLLGNQAKKIQSSEKVSLSTEDRDTLKTSLSKMKEFTDYAPWQVLVAVSVSLGLGTMIGWQRIVKTIGERIGKEHLTYAQGASSELVAAAMIGASTAYGLPSSTTHVLSSAIAGSMVANRGIKNLNPQMVRNIALAWVLTLPVTMALAGGLFLLFRAILPS comes from the coding sequence ATGTTTGGCTTAGAGCCTCATGTGCTGTTGCTGCTGATTGCCTGTTTGGTGGCAGCCTGCGCCTTTGAATTCGTAAATGGTTTCCATGACACGGCCAACGCCGTGGCCACGGTCATTTACACCAACACCCTGCGCCCGTGGGTAGCCGTCATCTGGTCGGCGTTCTGGAACTTCATCGGAGTTCTAACGGGTGGCATTGCCGTGGCTATGGGCATCGTGTACTTGCTCCCCGTAGAGAGCCTCGTCGACCAGAACGTGTACCACGGCATTGCCATGGTGGGCGCTCTGATTATTGGGGCCATCATCTGGAACGTAGGCACCTGGTATTATGGCCTGCCCTCCTCTTCCTCACACGCCCTCATTGGTTCCATCCTGGGTGTAGGCATTGCATTCAGTTTCCTGCCGGGCTCCAACAATGCGGCGGTTAACTGGGGCAAGGCCGGAGAGACTGGCCTAGCCCTACTGGTTGGCCCGTTGTTCGGCTTCTCGCTCACTATTGTGATGATGTTCCTGCTCAAGCGTTTCGTGCGCAACAAGGCCATCTTTAAGGAGCCGCACAAGCGTAAGCCCCCACCCCTCTGGATTCGTCTGATTCTGATTGCTACCTGTACGCTGGTAAGCTACTTCCATGGCTCTAACGACGGGCAGAAGGGCGTAGGCCTCATGATGCTGATTCTGATTGGCATCGTGCCCTCATACTTCGCCCTCGACCACGCCAAGAACCCACTTGATATGCGTGACTCGTTAACGAAGGTGGAGCAGGTGATGCAGAAGGTTAACGTTGGTGATTTGAGCGTGCAGGACCGCGAGTCGGTGGCCTACATCAAATCGCAGACTAATGCCCTCGACAGCATCTTTGCCGGAAAAACGGAAGTAAAGCAGTTACCGCAGAACGCCCGCTTTGAGATCCGCAAGGCCATTCTGTTACTGGGCAACCAGGCCAAGAAAATTCAATCGAGCGAAAAGGTAAGCCTGAGCACCGAAGACCGCGATACGCTTAAAACCAGCCTGAGCAAGATGAAGGAATTCACTGACTACGCCCCTTGGCAGGTGCTGGTAGCCGTGTCCGTTTCTCTGGGCTTAGGCACCATGATTGGCTGGCAGCGCATTGTGAAAACCATTGGGGAGCGTATTGGTAAAGAGCACCTGACCTACGCCCAGGGTGCCTCCTCGGAGTTGGTAGCGGCAGCCATGATTGGTGCCTCTACGGCCTATGGCTTGCCTAGCAGCACCACGCACGTATTGTCATCGGCTATTGCTGGCTCTATGGTGGCTAACCGGGGTATCAAGAACCTTAATCCTCAGATGGTGCGCAATATTGCTTTGGCTTGGGTACTTACCCTGCCCGTAACCATGGCCTTAGCCGGCGGCTTGTTTCTGCTGTTCCGGGCTATTCTGCCTTCTTAG
- a CDS encoding DUF4385 domain-containing protein: MPFNYDLDFHSLDFRKHPEYYRVGKGEQGVLLVEPYKGEILPHWRFRTPEVARESSETIYGLFEAYLKAQDFVGADMARKFLQMGFTRARRYANHRGGKKYDGPVPDDKKGQSGAHGREELPRSPEDPLKAEAAAIFKRKWDQAKQHPEYVRQRAEFEAQYGK; this comes from the coding sequence ATGCCCTTCAACTACGACCTCGATTTTCATTCTCTGGACTTCCGGAAGCATCCGGAGTACTACCGAGTGGGCAAAGGCGAGCAGGGGGTACTGTTGGTAGAGCCCTATAAAGGCGAGATTCTGCCCCACTGGCGCTTCCGGACCCCTGAGGTGGCCCGGGAGTCTAGCGAAACCATTTACGGCTTGTTTGAGGCCTACTTAAAAGCCCAGGACTTTGTTGGGGCCGACATGGCCCGGAAGTTTCTGCAAATGGGGTTTACCCGCGCCCGGCGCTACGCTAACCACCGCGGTGGTAAGAAGTATGATGGCCCGGTGCCCGACGATAAAAAAGGCCAAAGCGGTGCCCACGGCCGCGAAGAATTACCCCGCTCCCCCGAAGACCCACTGAAAGCAGAGGCAGCGGCCATCTTCAAGCGCAAGTGGGACCAGGCCAAGCAACACCCCGAGTATGTGCGCCAGCGAGCCGAGTTTGAGGCCCAATACGGCAAGTGA
- the mnmG gene encoding tRNA uridine-5-carboxymethylaminomethyl(34) synthesis enzyme MnmG, whose translation MFQQEEYDVIVVGAGHAGCEAAAAAANMGSKVLLVTMNMNTIAQMSCNPAMGGVAKGQIVREVDALGGQSGIITDKTMIQFRMLNRSKGPAMWSPRAQSDRMRFAEEWRMTLEQTLNVDFWQEAVTGLVVENDTVVGVKTQLGIEFRGKSVVLTNGTFLNGLIHIGEKQFGGGRAAESKSTGITEQLKELGFEAGRMKTGTPPRVDGRSLDYSKMEEQSGDAEPSKFSYLDTPTLTKQRPCYITYTNPEVHEILKEGFEKSPMFQGRIKGLGPRYCPSVEDKINRFADKDRHQIFVEPEGWSTVEVYVNGFSSSLPEDVQYRALRKIAGFENAKMFRPGYAIEYDFFPPTQLHLTLETKRIKNLYFAGQINGTTGYEEAACQGLMAGINAHNRVHGKEPFILKRSEAYIGVLIDDLVNKGTDEPYRMFTSRAEHRILLRQDNADLRLTPLGHSLGLASDERMERVREKQEQTAEIVKLLKNFGIEPAEINGWLEEIGSATIHEKTRAVNLLRRPNVELPDLTRALPALTLALGQYRPDALEQAVILVKYEAYLEKEHQQAARVQELEDFTIRGRLDYKAMPALSHEAREKLLKIQPETLGQASRISGVSPADVSVLMVYLGR comes from the coding sequence ATGTTTCAGCAAGAAGAGTACGACGTTATTGTAGTAGGAGCCGGCCACGCCGGATGTGAGGCGGCCGCCGCGGCTGCCAACATGGGCTCGAAGGTCCTGCTCGTGACGATGAACATGAACACCATCGCGCAGATGTCGTGCAACCCGGCTATGGGCGGGGTGGCCAAAGGGCAGATTGTGCGCGAGGTAGATGCGCTGGGCGGGCAGTCGGGCATCATCACCGACAAAACCATGATTCAGTTCCGGATGCTGAACCGCTCGAAAGGCCCCGCCATGTGGAGCCCGCGCGCGCAAAGTGACCGAATGCGCTTTGCCGAGGAGTGGCGCATGACCCTGGAGCAAACCCTGAACGTGGATTTCTGGCAGGAGGCCGTGACTGGCCTAGTGGTAGAAAACGACACGGTGGTGGGCGTAAAGACCCAGCTCGGCATTGAGTTCCGGGGCAAGTCGGTGGTCCTGACCAACGGTACTTTCCTGAACGGCCTTATCCACATTGGCGAGAAGCAGTTTGGCGGTGGCCGCGCCGCCGAGAGCAAGAGCACCGGCATCACGGAGCAGTTGAAGGAGTTGGGCTTTGAAGCGGGCCGCATGAAAACCGGTACCCCGCCCCGCGTGGATGGCCGTAGCCTCGACTACTCTAAAATGGAAGAGCAGTCGGGCGACGCCGAGCCGAGCAAATTCTCTTACCTCGACACGCCTACGCTCACCAAGCAGCGCCCCTGCTACATCACCTACACTAACCCCGAGGTGCACGAAATCTTGAAGGAGGGCTTCGAGAAGTCGCCGATGTTCCAGGGCCGTATTAAGGGTCTGGGGCCGCGCTATTGCCCTTCGGTAGAGGATAAAATCAACCGCTTCGCCGACAAGGACCGCCACCAGATTTTTGTGGAGCCCGAAGGCTGGAGCACAGTAGAGGTGTACGTGAACGGCTTCAGCAGCAGCTTGCCCGAGGATGTGCAATACCGCGCCCTGCGCAAAATTGCCGGTTTCGAAAACGCGAAGATGTTCCGCCCGGGCTACGCCATTGAGTACGACTTCTTCCCGCCTACGCAGCTGCACCTGACGCTCGAAACCAAGCGCATCAAGAACCTCTACTTCGCGGGCCAGATCAACGGCACCACAGGCTACGAAGAAGCGGCGTGCCAGGGCCTGATGGCCGGCATCAACGCCCACAACCGAGTGCACGGCAAGGAGCCCTTCATCCTGAAGCGGAGCGAGGCCTACATCGGGGTGCTCATCGACGACCTCGTAAACAAAGGCACCGACGAGCCTTACCGCATGTTTACGAGCCGCGCCGAGCACCGCATCCTGCTCCGCCAGGACAACGCCGACCTGCGCCTCACGCCTCTAGGCCATTCCCTCGGTCTGGCGTCGGATGAGCGCATGGAGCGCGTGCGCGAAAAGCAGGAGCAAACCGCCGAAATCGTGAAGCTGCTGAAGAACTTCGGTATTGAGCCCGCGGAAATCAACGGCTGGCTAGAGGAAATTGGCTCGGCTACTATTCACGAGAAAACCCGCGCCGTGAACCTGCTGCGCCGCCCCAATGTGGAGCTGCCGGACCTCACGCGCGCCCTCCCCGCCCTCACGCTGGCCCTAGGCCAGTACCGCCCCGATGCCCTAGAGCAAGCCGTGATTCTGGTGAAATACGAGGCGTACCTGGAGAAGGAGCACCAACAAGCCGCCCGCGTGCAGGAGCTGGAAGACTTCACCATCCGGGGCCGTCTCGACTACAAAGCCATGCCCGCCCTCTCGCACGAAGCCCGCGAGAAGCTGCTCAAGATTCAGCCCGAAACCCTAGGCCAGGCCAGCCGCATTAGCGGCGTATCCCCCGCCGACGTATCGGTGCTGATGGTGTACCTGGGCCGGTAG
- a CDS encoding Ig-like domain-containing domain, giving the protein MFVRVSSFLLLSAVAGLAGCAAVSSPEGGIRDTTPPKLVSSVPENEARNVRGQSVRLVFSESIQVKDLQKNLIIAPYISDDNKYKVREDRNAVTLTFDKPFAPNTTYSFNFGNAISDITESNPAPDARLSFSTGAQLDSGSVRGSVTELLSGKPAAEAVVMLYQESDTANIRRGRPYYLARTDKQGQFYLQYLKEGRYQLYALADKNQSLRYEEGERIAYLPTLYTVRPNADSLQLTLTRPDSRRPNVISQKPGPTDFQVSYNEGLTAATLSALSGPTPPVLNEAVQLTERGRSVVLYRFPDLTEGRYLLAATDSAGNVGRDTVNVRFQGNPPTKRPAAYTVEGSPREVYRQGQVRFKFTEPIRLVAGKPIGTLVEDSLKRRPLRVPTDAVLSPDRSTLTVTLNTQAKKTVGIILDSTVVQSVTGQRLGLKPLLRLRVTDQATTGTLSGTITTKYTSYQVQLLDANNQVVATLLSPKNTYRFDYLAPATYTLRVLIDTNKDGRWQGGDPQLRVPPEPIYFFPKSIQIRANFDIVEALSF; this is encoded by the coding sequence ATGTTCGTTCGTGTTAGTTCTTTTCTATTGTTATCGGCAGTGGCTGGCCTGGCTGGATGCGCCGCGGTAAGCTCACCGGAAGGCGGCATCCGGGATACCACGCCCCCGAAGCTGGTGAGCAGCGTACCTGAGAACGAGGCCCGCAACGTGCGGGGGCAGTCGGTGCGGCTGGTGTTCTCGGAGTCGATTCAGGTAAAGGACCTCCAGAAGAACCTGATTATTGCACCCTACATCAGCGACGACAACAAGTACAAAGTGCGCGAAGACCGCAACGCCGTTACGCTTACCTTCGACAAGCCATTCGCCCCAAATACCACCTACTCCTTCAACTTCGGCAACGCCATTTCCGACATTACGGAAAGCAACCCGGCCCCCGATGCGCGGTTGAGCTTTAGTACCGGCGCGCAGCTAGACTCTGGTTCCGTGCGTGGCTCAGTTACGGAGCTGCTCTCGGGCAAGCCGGCGGCCGAAGCGGTGGTTATGCTGTATCAGGAAAGCGACACGGCCAATATTCGGCGCGGCCGGCCTTACTACTTGGCTCGCACCGATAAGCAAGGCCAGTTTTACCTGCAGTATCTTAAAGAGGGCCGCTACCAGCTCTATGCTCTGGCCGATAAAAACCAAAGTCTACGCTACGAGGAAGGGGAGCGAATTGCCTATCTGCCCACCTTGTACACGGTGCGGCCCAACGCCGACTCGCTGCAGCTTACCCTTACCCGGCCCGATAGCCGGCGCCCGAACGTAATCAGCCAGAAACCCGGCCCTACTGACTTCCAGGTAAGCTACAACGAGGGCCTGACCGCAGCTACCCTTTCGGCGCTGAGTGGCCCCACGCCGCCGGTGCTCAACGAGGCAGTGCAACTAACGGAGCGGGGCCGCAGCGTTGTGCTCTACCGCTTCCCTGATCTCACCGAAGGCCGCTACCTGCTGGCTGCCACTGACAGCGCCGGCAACGTGGGCCGCGACACCGTGAACGTGCGCTTCCAGGGTAACCCGCCCACCAAGCGCCCCGCTGCCTACACGGTAGAGGGTAGCCCCCGGGAGGTGTACCGCCAGGGCCAGGTGAGATTCAAATTCACGGAGCCTATTCGGCTGGTGGCCGGTAAACCCATCGGCACGTTGGTAGAAGACTCTCTGAAGCGCCGCCCGCTTCGGGTGCCCACCGACGCCGTGCTGAGCCCCGACCGCAGCACCCTCACGGTTACCCTGAATACGCAAGCCAAGAAAACCGTAGGGATAATTCTCGACAGCACCGTGGTGCAAAGCGTAACCGGACAACGCCTCGGCCTGAAGCCGCTACTGCGCCTCCGCGTAACTGACCAAGCTACCACCGGCACCCTCAGTGGCACCATTACCACGAAGTATACCAGCTATCAGGTACAACTACTTGATGCCAACAACCAGGTGGTAGCCACTTTGCTTAGCCCCAAAAACACTTACCGCTTCGACTATCTGGCACCCGCTACCTACACCCTGCGCGTGCTTATTGATACTAATAAGGACGGCCGCTGGCAGGGCGGCGACCCACAGCTACGGGTACCCCCTGAGCCTATCTACTTTTTCCCTAAAAGCATTCAGATACGCGCCAACTTCGACATTGTAGAGGCGCTGAGCTTCTAA